The following proteins are encoded in a genomic region of Bombus pyrosoma isolate SC7728 linkage group LG1, ASM1482585v1, whole genome shotgun sequence:
- the LOC122569081 gene encoding synaptotagmin-7 isoform X6 encodes MEIAASAMLDGLKNNRISKLALSRFLSQSLAQLDPANKPTTSTSGGGAAGTSGSSGLTTSGATAGASGSGSGVGAASGIGNANAGTSGMGAGANAASLGGTSSGSAAGTAEPRTPTAGVQNKQLQNVKGDHPSKAFLQSRSMSLVDMYIDNSEPSENVGQIHFSLEYDFQNTTLILRIIQGKDLPAKDLSGTSDPYVRVTLLPDKKHRLETKIKRRTLNPRWNETFYFEGFPIQKLQSRVLHLHVFDYDRFSRDDSIGEMFLPLCQVDFSDKPSFWKALKPPAKDKCGELLCSLCYHPSNSVLTLTLLKARNLKAKDINGKSDPYVKVWLQFGDKRIEKRKTPIFKCTLNPVFNEAFSFNVPWEKIRECSLDVMVMDFDNIGRNELIGRIQLAGKNGSGASETKHWQDMITKPRQTIVQWHRLKPE; translated from the exons ATGGAAATCGCAGCCTCTGCAATGTTGGATGGCCTGAAAAACAATCGAATCAGCAAGTTGGCACTGTCGCGGTTCTTGTCGCAGAGTCT AGCGCAATTGGA CCCGGCGAACAAACCAACAACATCGACAAGTGGAGGTGGAGCGGCGGGAACTAGCGGTTCAAGCGGTTTGACGACGAGCGGGGCAACCGCGGGAGCTAGCGGATCGGGGTCTGGCGTGGGAGCCGCGTCTGGTATCGGAAATGCGAACGCAGGAACGAGCGGGATGGGCGCCGGGGCGAACGCGGCTTCCCTCGGCGGGACTAGTAGCGGGTCGGCCGCTGGAACGGCCGAACCTCGCACTCCCACCGCCGGAGTGCAAAACAAACAGCTGCAAAACGTCAAAGGAGATCATCCGTCG AAAGCGTTTCTGCAGAGCAGATCGATGTCTTTGGTGGACATGTACATCGATAATTCAGAACCCAGCGAGAATGTTGGTCAAATACACTTCAGCTTGGAATATGATTTTCAAAACACTACGCTTATCTTACGTATTATACAG GGTAAAGATTTGCCGGCAAAGGACTTATCCGGGACGTCCGATCCTTACGTCCGCGTAACCCTTCTGCCGGACAAGAAACACCGACTAGAGACGAAGATAAAGAGACGCACGCTAAATCCTCGATGgaacgaaacattttatttcgaag GTTTCCCGATTCAAAAGTTACAAAGCAGAGTGTTGCATTTACACGTGTTCGACTACGATCGATTTTCCAGGGACGATTCTATCGGAGAAATGTTTCTTCCGCTATGTCAG GTTGACTTTTCGGACAAACCGTCGTTTTGGAAAGCCCTGAAACCACCGGCGAAGGATAAGTGCGGCGAATTATTGTGTTCTTTGTGTTATCATCCGAGCAATTCCGTACTCACTTTGACGCTTTTGAAAGCGAGAAACTTGAAAGCAAAAGATATTAACGGAAAATCAG ATCCATATGTAAAAGTATGGTTGCAATTCGGCGACAAGAGGATCGAAAAACGGAAGACACCTATATTTAAATGTACTCTGAATCCAGTATTCAACGAagcattttcttttaatgtacCATGGGAAAAGATTCGAGAATGTTCGTTGGACGTAATGGTGATGGACTTCGATAACATCGGTCGAAACGAGTTGATTGGACGGATTCAACTTGCAG GAAAAAACGGCAGTGGAGCGAGCGAAACGAAACACTGGCAAGATATGATTACGAAGCCGCGGCAGACGATCGTACAATGGCATCGACTAAAGCCAGAGTAA
- the LOC122569081 gene encoding synaptotagmin-7 isoform X4 — MEIAASAMLDGLKNNRISKLALSRFLSQSLAQLETTDSPANKPTTSTSGGGAAGTSGSSGLTTSGATAGASGSGSGVGAASGIGNANAGTSGMGAGANAASLGGTSSGSAAGTAEPRTPTAGVQNKQLQNVKGDHPSKAFLQSRSMSLVDMYIDNSEPSENVGQIHFSLEYDFQNTTLILRIIQGKDLPAKDLSGTSDPYVRVTLLPDKKHRLETKIKRRTLNPRWNETFYFEGFPIQKLQSRVLHLHVFDYDRFSRDDSIGEMFLPLCQVDFSDKPSFWKALKPPAKDKCGELLCSLCYHPSNSVLTLTLLKARNLKAKDINGKSDPYVKVWLQFGDKRIEKRKTPIFKCTLNPVFNEAFSFNVPWEKIRECSLDVMVMDFDNIGRNELIGRIQLAGKNGSGASETKHWQDMITKPRQTIVQWHRLKPE, encoded by the exons ATGGAAATCGCAGCCTCTGCAATGTTGGATGGCCTGAAAAACAATCGAATCAGCAAGTTGGCACTGTCGCGGTTCTTGTCGCAGAGTCT AGCGCAATTGGA GACAACCGATAGCCCGGCGAACAAACCAACAACATCGACAAGTGGAGGTGGAGCGGCGGGAACTAGCGGTTCAAGCGGTTTGACGACGAGCGGGGCAACCGCGGGAGCTAGCGGATCGGGGTCTGGCGTGGGAGCCGCGTCTGGTATCGGAAATGCGAACGCAGGAACGAGCGGGATGGGCGCCGGGGCGAACGCGGCTTCCCTCGGCGGGACTAGTAGCGGGTCGGCCGCTGGAACGGCCGAACCTCGCACTCCCACCGCCGGAGTGCAAAACAAACAGCTGCAAAACGTCAAAGGAGATCATCCGTCG AAAGCGTTTCTGCAGAGCAGATCGATGTCTTTGGTGGACATGTACATCGATAATTCAGAACCCAGCGAGAATGTTGGTCAAATACACTTCAGCTTGGAATATGATTTTCAAAACACTACGCTTATCTTACGTATTATACAG GGTAAAGATTTGCCGGCAAAGGACTTATCCGGGACGTCCGATCCTTACGTCCGCGTAACCCTTCTGCCGGACAAGAAACACCGACTAGAGACGAAGATAAAGAGACGCACGCTAAATCCTCGATGgaacgaaacattttatttcgaag GTTTCCCGATTCAAAAGTTACAAAGCAGAGTGTTGCATTTACACGTGTTCGACTACGATCGATTTTCCAGGGACGATTCTATCGGAGAAATGTTTCTTCCGCTATGTCAG GTTGACTTTTCGGACAAACCGTCGTTTTGGAAAGCCCTGAAACCACCGGCGAAGGATAAGTGCGGCGAATTATTGTGTTCTTTGTGTTATCATCCGAGCAATTCCGTACTCACTTTGACGCTTTTGAAAGCGAGAAACTTGAAAGCAAAAGATATTAACGGAAAATCAG ATCCATATGTAAAAGTATGGTTGCAATTCGGCGACAAGAGGATCGAAAAACGGAAGACACCTATATTTAAATGTACTCTGAATCCAGTATTCAACGAagcattttcttttaatgtacCATGGGAAAAGATTCGAGAATGTTCGTTGGACGTAATGGTGATGGACTTCGATAACATCGGTCGAAACGAGTTGATTGGACGGATTCAACTTGCAG GAAAAAACGGCAGTGGAGCGAGCGAAACGAAACACTGGCAAGATATGATTACGAAGCCGCGGCAGACGATCGTACAATGGCATCGACTAAAGCCAGAGTAA
- the LOC122569081 gene encoding synaptotagmin-7 isoform X1, protein MERKDVILTAVFGTVGGLAILVVFGMAAWLYLRTKKSKRRDNDLEPQSEHGDSFNDKRHGKPAKRNGLLNLRTPLISTKSFGAQLETTDSPANKPTTSTSGGGAAGTSGSSGLTTSGATAGASGSGSGVGAASGIGNANAGTSGMGAGANAASLGGTSSGSAAGTAEPRTPTAGVQNKQLQNVKGDHPSKAFLQSRSMSLVDMYIDNSEPSENVGQIHFSLEYDFQNTTLILRIIQGKDLPAKDLSGTSDPYVRVTLLPDKKHRLETKIKRRTLNPRWNETFYFEGFPIQKLQSRVLHLHVFDYDRFSRDDSIGEMFLPLCQVDFSDKPSFWKALKPPAKDKCGELLCSLCYHPSNSVLTLTLLKARNLKAKDINGKSDPYVKVWLQFGDKRIEKRKTPIFKCTLNPVFNEAFSFNVPWEKIRECSLDVMVMDFDNIGRNELIGRIQLAGKNGSGASETKHWQDMITKPRQTIVQWHRLKPE, encoded by the exons ATGGAGCGAAAGGACGTAATTCTAACAGCAGTTTTTGGAACAGTGGGAGGTCTAGCGATATTGGTGGTTTTTGGTATGGCAGCGTGGCTTTATCTTCGAACGAAAAAATCGAAACGGCGGGACAATGATCTCGAACCACAGAGCGAACATGGGGATAGTTTCAACGATAAGCGACATGGAAAACCAGCTAAGAGAAATGGTCTTTTAAATCTCAGGACACCTTTAATCAGTACAAAATCTTTCGG AGCGCAATTGGA GACAACCGATAGCCCGGCGAACAAACCAACAACATCGACAAGTGGAGGTGGAGCGGCGGGAACTAGCGGTTCAAGCGGTTTGACGACGAGCGGGGCAACCGCGGGAGCTAGCGGATCGGGGTCTGGCGTGGGAGCCGCGTCTGGTATCGGAAATGCGAACGCAGGAACGAGCGGGATGGGCGCCGGGGCGAACGCGGCTTCCCTCGGCGGGACTAGTAGCGGGTCGGCCGCTGGAACGGCCGAACCTCGCACTCCCACCGCCGGAGTGCAAAACAAACAGCTGCAAAACGTCAAAGGAGATCATCCGTCG AAAGCGTTTCTGCAGAGCAGATCGATGTCTTTGGTGGACATGTACATCGATAATTCAGAACCCAGCGAGAATGTTGGTCAAATACACTTCAGCTTGGAATATGATTTTCAAAACACTACGCTTATCTTACGTATTATACAG GGTAAAGATTTGCCGGCAAAGGACTTATCCGGGACGTCCGATCCTTACGTCCGCGTAACCCTTCTGCCGGACAAGAAACACCGACTAGAGACGAAGATAAAGAGACGCACGCTAAATCCTCGATGgaacgaaacattttatttcgaag GTTTCCCGATTCAAAAGTTACAAAGCAGAGTGTTGCATTTACACGTGTTCGACTACGATCGATTTTCCAGGGACGATTCTATCGGAGAAATGTTTCTTCCGCTATGTCAG GTTGACTTTTCGGACAAACCGTCGTTTTGGAAAGCCCTGAAACCACCGGCGAAGGATAAGTGCGGCGAATTATTGTGTTCTTTGTGTTATCATCCGAGCAATTCCGTACTCACTTTGACGCTTTTGAAAGCGAGAAACTTGAAAGCAAAAGATATTAACGGAAAATCAG ATCCATATGTAAAAGTATGGTTGCAATTCGGCGACAAGAGGATCGAAAAACGGAAGACACCTATATTTAAATGTACTCTGAATCCAGTATTCAACGAagcattttcttttaatgtacCATGGGAAAAGATTCGAGAATGTTCGTTGGACGTAATGGTGATGGACTTCGATAACATCGGTCGAAACGAGTTGATTGGACGGATTCAACTTGCAG GAAAAAACGGCAGTGGAGCGAGCGAAACGAAACACTGGCAAGATATGATTACGAAGCCGCGGCAGACGATCGTACAATGGCATCGACTAAAGCCAGAGTAA
- the LOC122569081 gene encoding synaptotagmin-7 isoform X2 → MERKDVILTAVFGTVGGLAILVVFGMAAWLYLRTKKSKRRDNDLEPQSEHGDSFNDKRHGKPAKRNGLLNLRTPLISTKSFGTTDSPANKPTTSTSGGGAAGTSGSSGLTTSGATAGASGSGSGVGAASGIGNANAGTSGMGAGANAASLGGTSSGSAAGTAEPRTPTAGVQNKQLQNVKGDHPSKAFLQSRSMSLVDMYIDNSEPSENVGQIHFSLEYDFQNTTLILRIIQGKDLPAKDLSGTSDPYVRVTLLPDKKHRLETKIKRRTLNPRWNETFYFEGFPIQKLQSRVLHLHVFDYDRFSRDDSIGEMFLPLCQVDFSDKPSFWKALKPPAKDKCGELLCSLCYHPSNSVLTLTLLKARNLKAKDINGKSDPYVKVWLQFGDKRIEKRKTPIFKCTLNPVFNEAFSFNVPWEKIRECSLDVMVMDFDNIGRNELIGRIQLAGKNGSGASETKHWQDMITKPRQTIVQWHRLKPE, encoded by the exons ATGGAGCGAAAGGACGTAATTCTAACAGCAGTTTTTGGAACAGTGGGAGGTCTAGCGATATTGGTGGTTTTTGGTATGGCAGCGTGGCTTTATCTTCGAACGAAAAAATCGAAACGGCGGGACAATGATCTCGAACCACAGAGCGAACATGGGGATAGTTTCAACGATAAGCGACATGGAAAACCAGCTAAGAGAAATGGTCTTTTAAATCTCAGGACACCTTTAATCAGTACAAAATCTTTCGG GACAACCGATAGCCCGGCGAACAAACCAACAACATCGACAAGTGGAGGTGGAGCGGCGGGAACTAGCGGTTCAAGCGGTTTGACGACGAGCGGGGCAACCGCGGGAGCTAGCGGATCGGGGTCTGGCGTGGGAGCCGCGTCTGGTATCGGAAATGCGAACGCAGGAACGAGCGGGATGGGCGCCGGGGCGAACGCGGCTTCCCTCGGCGGGACTAGTAGCGGGTCGGCCGCTGGAACGGCCGAACCTCGCACTCCCACCGCCGGAGTGCAAAACAAACAGCTGCAAAACGTCAAAGGAGATCATCCGTCG AAAGCGTTTCTGCAGAGCAGATCGATGTCTTTGGTGGACATGTACATCGATAATTCAGAACCCAGCGAGAATGTTGGTCAAATACACTTCAGCTTGGAATATGATTTTCAAAACACTACGCTTATCTTACGTATTATACAG GGTAAAGATTTGCCGGCAAAGGACTTATCCGGGACGTCCGATCCTTACGTCCGCGTAACCCTTCTGCCGGACAAGAAACACCGACTAGAGACGAAGATAAAGAGACGCACGCTAAATCCTCGATGgaacgaaacattttatttcgaag GTTTCCCGATTCAAAAGTTACAAAGCAGAGTGTTGCATTTACACGTGTTCGACTACGATCGATTTTCCAGGGACGATTCTATCGGAGAAATGTTTCTTCCGCTATGTCAG GTTGACTTTTCGGACAAACCGTCGTTTTGGAAAGCCCTGAAACCACCGGCGAAGGATAAGTGCGGCGAATTATTGTGTTCTTTGTGTTATCATCCGAGCAATTCCGTACTCACTTTGACGCTTTTGAAAGCGAGAAACTTGAAAGCAAAAGATATTAACGGAAAATCAG ATCCATATGTAAAAGTATGGTTGCAATTCGGCGACAAGAGGATCGAAAAACGGAAGACACCTATATTTAAATGTACTCTGAATCCAGTATTCAACGAagcattttcttttaatgtacCATGGGAAAAGATTCGAGAATGTTCGTTGGACGTAATGGTGATGGACTTCGATAACATCGGTCGAAACGAGTTGATTGGACGGATTCAACTTGCAG GAAAAAACGGCAGTGGAGCGAGCGAAACGAAACACTGGCAAGATATGATTACGAAGCCGCGGCAGACGATCGTACAATGGCATCGACTAAAGCCAGAGTAA
- the LOC122569081 gene encoding synaptotagmin-7 isoform X7, translated as MWAAVTRSLEILVAFFEYYTTRAQLETTDSPANKPTTSTSGGGAAGTSGSSGLTTSGATAGASGSGSGVGAASGIGNANAGTSGMGAGANAASLGGTSSGSAAGTAEPRTPTAGVQNKQLQNVKGDHPSKAFLQSRSMSLVDMYIDNSEPSENVGQIHFSLEYDFQNTTLILRIIQGKDLPAKDLSGTSDPYVRVTLLPDKKHRLETKIKRRTLNPRWNETFYFEGFPIQKLQSRVLHLHVFDYDRFSRDDSIGEMFLPLCQVDFSDKPSFWKALKPPAKDKCGELLCSLCYHPSNSVLTLTLLKARNLKAKDINGKSDPYVKVWLQFGDKRIEKRKTPIFKCTLNPVFNEAFSFNVPWEKIRECSLDVMVMDFDNIGRNELIGRIQLAGKNGSGASETKHWQDMITKPRQTIVQWHRLKPE; from the exons ATGTGGGCTGCAGTCACGAGGTCTTTGGAAATACTGGTTGCCTTCTTCGAGTATTACACCACCAG AGCGCAATTGGA GACAACCGATAGCCCGGCGAACAAACCAACAACATCGACAAGTGGAGGTGGAGCGGCGGGAACTAGCGGTTCAAGCGGTTTGACGACGAGCGGGGCAACCGCGGGAGCTAGCGGATCGGGGTCTGGCGTGGGAGCCGCGTCTGGTATCGGAAATGCGAACGCAGGAACGAGCGGGATGGGCGCCGGGGCGAACGCGGCTTCCCTCGGCGGGACTAGTAGCGGGTCGGCCGCTGGAACGGCCGAACCTCGCACTCCCACCGCCGGAGTGCAAAACAAACAGCTGCAAAACGTCAAAGGAGATCATCCGTCG AAAGCGTTTCTGCAGAGCAGATCGATGTCTTTGGTGGACATGTACATCGATAATTCAGAACCCAGCGAGAATGTTGGTCAAATACACTTCAGCTTGGAATATGATTTTCAAAACACTACGCTTATCTTACGTATTATACAG GGTAAAGATTTGCCGGCAAAGGACTTATCCGGGACGTCCGATCCTTACGTCCGCGTAACCCTTCTGCCGGACAAGAAACACCGACTAGAGACGAAGATAAAGAGACGCACGCTAAATCCTCGATGgaacgaaacattttatttcgaag GTTTCCCGATTCAAAAGTTACAAAGCAGAGTGTTGCATTTACACGTGTTCGACTACGATCGATTTTCCAGGGACGATTCTATCGGAGAAATGTTTCTTCCGCTATGTCAG GTTGACTTTTCGGACAAACCGTCGTTTTGGAAAGCCCTGAAACCACCGGCGAAGGATAAGTGCGGCGAATTATTGTGTTCTTTGTGTTATCATCCGAGCAATTCCGTACTCACTTTGACGCTTTTGAAAGCGAGAAACTTGAAAGCAAAAGATATTAACGGAAAATCAG ATCCATATGTAAAAGTATGGTTGCAATTCGGCGACAAGAGGATCGAAAAACGGAAGACACCTATATTTAAATGTACTCTGAATCCAGTATTCAACGAagcattttcttttaatgtacCATGGGAAAAGATTCGAGAATGTTCGTTGGACGTAATGGTGATGGACTTCGATAACATCGGTCGAAACGAGTTGATTGGACGGATTCAACTTGCAG GAAAAAACGGCAGTGGAGCGAGCGAAACGAAACACTGGCAAGATATGATTACGAAGCCGCGGCAGACGATCGTACAATGGCATCGACTAAAGCCAGAGTAA
- the LOC122569081 gene encoding synaptotagmin-7 isoform X3 — MERKDVILTAVFGTVGGLAILVVFGMAAWLYLRTKKSKRRDNDLEPQSEHGDSFNDKRHGKPAKRNGLLNLRTPLISTKSFGAQLDPANKPTTSTSGGGAAGTSGSSGLTTSGATAGASGSGSGVGAASGIGNANAGTSGMGAGANAASLGGTSSGSAAGTAEPRTPTAGVQNKQLQNVKGDHPSKAFLQSRSMSLVDMYIDNSEPSENVGQIHFSLEYDFQNTTLILRIIQGKDLPAKDLSGTSDPYVRVTLLPDKKHRLETKIKRRTLNPRWNETFYFEGFPIQKLQSRVLHLHVFDYDRFSRDDSIGEMFLPLCQVDFSDKPSFWKALKPPAKDKCGELLCSLCYHPSNSVLTLTLLKARNLKAKDINGKSDPYVKVWLQFGDKRIEKRKTPIFKCTLNPVFNEAFSFNVPWEKIRECSLDVMVMDFDNIGRNELIGRIQLAGKNGSGASETKHWQDMITKPRQTIVQWHRLKPE, encoded by the exons ATGGAGCGAAAGGACGTAATTCTAACAGCAGTTTTTGGAACAGTGGGAGGTCTAGCGATATTGGTGGTTTTTGGTATGGCAGCGTGGCTTTATCTTCGAACGAAAAAATCGAAACGGCGGGACAATGATCTCGAACCACAGAGCGAACATGGGGATAGTTTCAACGATAAGCGACATGGAAAACCAGCTAAGAGAAATGGTCTTTTAAATCTCAGGACACCTTTAATCAGTACAAAATCTTTCGG AGCGCAATTGGA CCCGGCGAACAAACCAACAACATCGACAAGTGGAGGTGGAGCGGCGGGAACTAGCGGTTCAAGCGGTTTGACGACGAGCGGGGCAACCGCGGGAGCTAGCGGATCGGGGTCTGGCGTGGGAGCCGCGTCTGGTATCGGAAATGCGAACGCAGGAACGAGCGGGATGGGCGCCGGGGCGAACGCGGCTTCCCTCGGCGGGACTAGTAGCGGGTCGGCCGCTGGAACGGCCGAACCTCGCACTCCCACCGCCGGAGTGCAAAACAAACAGCTGCAAAACGTCAAAGGAGATCATCCGTCG AAAGCGTTTCTGCAGAGCAGATCGATGTCTTTGGTGGACATGTACATCGATAATTCAGAACCCAGCGAGAATGTTGGTCAAATACACTTCAGCTTGGAATATGATTTTCAAAACACTACGCTTATCTTACGTATTATACAG GGTAAAGATTTGCCGGCAAAGGACTTATCCGGGACGTCCGATCCTTACGTCCGCGTAACCCTTCTGCCGGACAAGAAACACCGACTAGAGACGAAGATAAAGAGACGCACGCTAAATCCTCGATGgaacgaaacattttatttcgaag GTTTCCCGATTCAAAAGTTACAAAGCAGAGTGTTGCATTTACACGTGTTCGACTACGATCGATTTTCCAGGGACGATTCTATCGGAGAAATGTTTCTTCCGCTATGTCAG GTTGACTTTTCGGACAAACCGTCGTTTTGGAAAGCCCTGAAACCACCGGCGAAGGATAAGTGCGGCGAATTATTGTGTTCTTTGTGTTATCATCCGAGCAATTCCGTACTCACTTTGACGCTTTTGAAAGCGAGAAACTTGAAAGCAAAAGATATTAACGGAAAATCAG ATCCATATGTAAAAGTATGGTTGCAATTCGGCGACAAGAGGATCGAAAAACGGAAGACACCTATATTTAAATGTACTCTGAATCCAGTATTCAACGAagcattttcttttaatgtacCATGGGAAAAGATTCGAGAATGTTCGTTGGACGTAATGGTGATGGACTTCGATAACATCGGTCGAAACGAGTTGATTGGACGGATTCAACTTGCAG GAAAAAACGGCAGTGGAGCGAGCGAAACGAAACACTGGCAAGATATGATTACGAAGCCGCGGCAGACGATCGTACAATGGCATCGACTAAAGCCAGAGTAA
- the LOC122569081 gene encoding synaptotagmin-7 isoform X9: protein MWAAVTRSLEILVAFFEYYTTRAQLDPANKPTTSTSGGGAAGTSGSSGLTTSGATAGASGSGSGVGAASGIGNANAGTSGMGAGANAASLGGTSSGSAAGTAEPRTPTAGVQNKQLQNVKGDHPSKAFLQSRSMSLVDMYIDNSEPSENVGQIHFSLEYDFQNTTLILRIIQGKDLPAKDLSGTSDPYVRVTLLPDKKHRLETKIKRRTLNPRWNETFYFEGFPIQKLQSRVLHLHVFDYDRFSRDDSIGEMFLPLCQVDFSDKPSFWKALKPPAKDKCGELLCSLCYHPSNSVLTLTLLKARNLKAKDINGKSDPYVKVWLQFGDKRIEKRKTPIFKCTLNPVFNEAFSFNVPWEKIRECSLDVMVMDFDNIGRNELIGRIQLAGKNGSGASETKHWQDMITKPRQTIVQWHRLKPE from the exons ATGTGGGCTGCAGTCACGAGGTCTTTGGAAATACTGGTTGCCTTCTTCGAGTATTACACCACCAG AGCGCAATTGGA CCCGGCGAACAAACCAACAACATCGACAAGTGGAGGTGGAGCGGCGGGAACTAGCGGTTCAAGCGGTTTGACGACGAGCGGGGCAACCGCGGGAGCTAGCGGATCGGGGTCTGGCGTGGGAGCCGCGTCTGGTATCGGAAATGCGAACGCAGGAACGAGCGGGATGGGCGCCGGGGCGAACGCGGCTTCCCTCGGCGGGACTAGTAGCGGGTCGGCCGCTGGAACGGCCGAACCTCGCACTCCCACCGCCGGAGTGCAAAACAAACAGCTGCAAAACGTCAAAGGAGATCATCCGTCG AAAGCGTTTCTGCAGAGCAGATCGATGTCTTTGGTGGACATGTACATCGATAATTCAGAACCCAGCGAGAATGTTGGTCAAATACACTTCAGCTTGGAATATGATTTTCAAAACACTACGCTTATCTTACGTATTATACAG GGTAAAGATTTGCCGGCAAAGGACTTATCCGGGACGTCCGATCCTTACGTCCGCGTAACCCTTCTGCCGGACAAGAAACACCGACTAGAGACGAAGATAAAGAGACGCACGCTAAATCCTCGATGgaacgaaacattttatttcgaag GTTTCCCGATTCAAAAGTTACAAAGCAGAGTGTTGCATTTACACGTGTTCGACTACGATCGATTTTCCAGGGACGATTCTATCGGAGAAATGTTTCTTCCGCTATGTCAG GTTGACTTTTCGGACAAACCGTCGTTTTGGAAAGCCCTGAAACCACCGGCGAAGGATAAGTGCGGCGAATTATTGTGTTCTTTGTGTTATCATCCGAGCAATTCCGTACTCACTTTGACGCTTTTGAAAGCGAGAAACTTGAAAGCAAAAGATATTAACGGAAAATCAG ATCCATATGTAAAAGTATGGTTGCAATTCGGCGACAAGAGGATCGAAAAACGGAAGACACCTATATTTAAATGTACTCTGAATCCAGTATTCAACGAagcattttcttttaatgtacCATGGGAAAAGATTCGAGAATGTTCGTTGGACGTAATGGTGATGGACTTCGATAACATCGGTCGAAACGAGTTGATTGGACGGATTCAACTTGCAG GAAAAAACGGCAGTGGAGCGAGCGAAACGAAACACTGGCAAGATATGATTACGAAGCCGCGGCAGACGATCGTACAATGGCATCGACTAAAGCCAGAGTAA
- the LOC122569081 gene encoding synaptotagmin-7 isoform X5, with protein MEIAASAMLDGLKNNRISKLALSRFLSQSLTTDSPANKPTTSTSGGGAAGTSGSSGLTTSGATAGASGSGSGVGAASGIGNANAGTSGMGAGANAASLGGTSSGSAAGTAEPRTPTAGVQNKQLQNVKGDHPSKAFLQSRSMSLVDMYIDNSEPSENVGQIHFSLEYDFQNTTLILRIIQGKDLPAKDLSGTSDPYVRVTLLPDKKHRLETKIKRRTLNPRWNETFYFEGFPIQKLQSRVLHLHVFDYDRFSRDDSIGEMFLPLCQVDFSDKPSFWKALKPPAKDKCGELLCSLCYHPSNSVLTLTLLKARNLKAKDINGKSDPYVKVWLQFGDKRIEKRKTPIFKCTLNPVFNEAFSFNVPWEKIRECSLDVMVMDFDNIGRNELIGRIQLAGKNGSGASETKHWQDMITKPRQTIVQWHRLKPE; from the exons ATGGAAATCGCAGCCTCTGCAATGTTGGATGGCCTGAAAAACAATCGAATCAGCAAGTTGGCACTGTCGCGGTTCTTGTCGCAGAGTCT GACAACCGATAGCCCGGCGAACAAACCAACAACATCGACAAGTGGAGGTGGAGCGGCGGGAACTAGCGGTTCAAGCGGTTTGACGACGAGCGGGGCAACCGCGGGAGCTAGCGGATCGGGGTCTGGCGTGGGAGCCGCGTCTGGTATCGGAAATGCGAACGCAGGAACGAGCGGGATGGGCGCCGGGGCGAACGCGGCTTCCCTCGGCGGGACTAGTAGCGGGTCGGCCGCTGGAACGGCCGAACCTCGCACTCCCACCGCCGGAGTGCAAAACAAACAGCTGCAAAACGTCAAAGGAGATCATCCGTCG AAAGCGTTTCTGCAGAGCAGATCGATGTCTTTGGTGGACATGTACATCGATAATTCAGAACCCAGCGAGAATGTTGGTCAAATACACTTCAGCTTGGAATATGATTTTCAAAACACTACGCTTATCTTACGTATTATACAG GGTAAAGATTTGCCGGCAAAGGACTTATCCGGGACGTCCGATCCTTACGTCCGCGTAACCCTTCTGCCGGACAAGAAACACCGACTAGAGACGAAGATAAAGAGACGCACGCTAAATCCTCGATGgaacgaaacattttatttcgaag GTTTCCCGATTCAAAAGTTACAAAGCAGAGTGTTGCATTTACACGTGTTCGACTACGATCGATTTTCCAGGGACGATTCTATCGGAGAAATGTTTCTTCCGCTATGTCAG GTTGACTTTTCGGACAAACCGTCGTTTTGGAAAGCCCTGAAACCACCGGCGAAGGATAAGTGCGGCGAATTATTGTGTTCTTTGTGTTATCATCCGAGCAATTCCGTACTCACTTTGACGCTTTTGAAAGCGAGAAACTTGAAAGCAAAAGATATTAACGGAAAATCAG ATCCATATGTAAAAGTATGGTTGCAATTCGGCGACAAGAGGATCGAAAAACGGAAGACACCTATATTTAAATGTACTCTGAATCCAGTATTCAACGAagcattttcttttaatgtacCATGGGAAAAGATTCGAGAATGTTCGTTGGACGTAATGGTGATGGACTTCGATAACATCGGTCGAAACGAGTTGATTGGACGGATTCAACTTGCAG GAAAAAACGGCAGTGGAGCGAGCGAAACGAAACACTGGCAAGATATGATTACGAAGCCGCGGCAGACGATCGTACAATGGCATCGACTAAAGCCAGAGTAA